A genomic window from Streptomyces sp. NBC_01429 includes:
- a CDS encoding TerD family protein — MAREFQRGHKARVSDLTQGTDLYVGVRIEAPGLTFDISCFGLDADEQLSDDRYFIFFNQPKSPEESIQLLGAQAGDTESFRVTLDRVPESLHKLSFTATIDGAGQMSDVGPGYIRIVAGGEEVVRYAFTGAEFTTERAVMLGDFYRKDVWRFAAVGQGFDGGLDALLKNFGGEVAEEEPVAPEPQATGPVPGFAPPAASEPGVVPAPAPAPSFGAPVAPPAPAPAPRPVHAAQTIVAPLSAPQGAVPPPAPAPAPYGQPAPAPYGQPVPAPYGQPVPAPYGQPVPSPYGQQSPGAPQGVPQGAPPGGAGLQAALQKYREVPTGQRWTAQNGQLVRVDLGMDGSPVLARQGSMVMYQGKVDFGYKGAGFVGRIVGNVTGQEMQLMRCTGKGQVFLAEEGTHLHPVELQGDGICVSAENVLAFDESLQYEVRRIEGHGIPGGALFTMVFQGTGTVVVKTHGTPVVLPVTPTTFADSNAVVAWSAASQVIVSSQVSLRRHAYPGHSGETVNLQFRGAPGNFIVVQPYEV, encoded by the coding sequence ATGGCCAGGGAATTCCAGCGCGGCCACAAGGCCCGGGTCAGTGATCTCACGCAGGGAACGGATCTGTACGTCGGCGTACGGATCGAGGCTCCCGGACTGACCTTCGACATCAGCTGTTTCGGTCTCGACGCCGACGAACAGCTCTCGGACGACCGCTATTTCATCTTCTTCAACCAGCCGAAGTCACCCGAGGAATCGATCCAGTTGCTGGGTGCCCAGGCCGGTGACACCGAGTCCTTCAGGGTGACGCTGGACCGGGTCCCCGAATCCCTCCACAAGCTCTCCTTCACCGCGACCATCGACGGCGCCGGGCAGATGTCCGACGTCGGCCCCGGATACATCCGGATCGTCGCGGGCGGGGAGGAAGTCGTCAGATACGCGTTCACCGGCGCGGAGTTCACCACCGAGCGCGCCGTGATGCTCGGTGACTTCTACCGCAAGGACGTCTGGCGGTTCGCCGCCGTCGGCCAGGGCTTCGACGGCGGGCTCGACGCCCTCCTCAAGAACTTCGGCGGCGAGGTGGCCGAGGAGGAGCCGGTCGCGCCGGAGCCGCAGGCCACCGGCCCGGTCCCGGGCTTCGCCCCGCCCGCCGCGTCCGAGCCCGGTGTCGTTCCCGCGCCCGCGCCCGCTCCTTCCTTCGGCGCCCCGGTCGCTCCGCCGGCCCCCGCTCCGGCGCCGCGGCCGGTGCACGCCGCGCAGACGATCGTGGCGCCGCTGTCCGCGCCGCAGGGCGCCGTACCACCGCCCGCGCCCGCACCCGCCCCGTACGGACAGCCCGCACCGGCCCCGTACGGACAGCCCGTACCCGCCCCGTACGGACAGCCCGTACCCGCCCCCTACGGGCAGCCCGTCCCGTCCCCCTACGGACAGCAGTCGCCCGGCGCGCCCCAGGGCGTCCCGCAGGGGGCGCCGCCCGGTGGCGCCGGGCTCCAGGCCGCCCTCCAGAAGTACCGGGAAGTACCCACCGGGCAGCGCTGGACCGCGCAGAACGGCCAGCTGGTCAGGGTCGATCTCGGCATGGACGGCAGCCCGGTCCTCGCCCGGCAGGGCAGCATGGTGATGTACCAGGGCAAGGTCGACTTCGGTTACAAGGGCGCGGGCTTCGTCGGCCGCATCGTCGGCAATGTCACCGGCCAGGAGATGCAGCTGATGCGCTGCACCGGCAAGGGGCAGGTCTTCCTCGCGGAGGAAGGCACCCATCTGCACCCCGTCGAACTCCAGGGCGACGGCATCTGCGTCTCCGCCGAGAACGTCCTCGCCTTCGACGAGAGCCTTCAGTACGAGGTCCGCCGCATCGAGGGCCATGGCATCCCCGGCGGCGCCCTGTTCACCATGGTGTTCCAGGGCACCGGCACCGTCGTCGTGAAGACCCACGGCACCCCGGTGGTGCTGCCCGTGACCCCCACGACCTTCGCCGACTCCAACGCCGTCGTCGCCTGGTCGGCCGCCTCCCAGGTGATCGTCTCCAGCCAGGTCAGCCTGCGCCGCCACGCCTACCCCGGCCACAGCGGAGAGACCGTGAACCTTCAGTTCCGGGGAGCCCCCGGCAACTTCATCGTCGTCCAGCCGTACGAGGTCTGA
- a CDS encoding M48 metallopeptidase family protein, protein MSADPAPRRSATSAVEVRRSARRRRTVSAYREGDRTIVLIPARMSEAEERRWVTVMLDKLAAQESKRLLGDDELTERAERLSAQYFDGRARPLTVRWVTNQNTRWGSCTPAEGSIRLSHRLQGMPEYVIDYVLVHELAHLLVPGHGPRFWELLEAYPRTERARGYLEGVVAAERLPQLPVVREE, encoded by the coding sequence GTGTCCGCCGATCCCGCCCCGCGCCGCTCGGCGACGAGCGCTGTCGAAGTCCGCAGAAGCGCCCGCCGCAGAAGAACGGTCTCGGCGTACCGCGAGGGCGACCGGACCATCGTGCTCATCCCCGCCAGGATGTCCGAGGCGGAGGAGCGGCGCTGGGTGACCGTGATGCTGGACAAGCTCGCCGCGCAGGAGAGCAAGCGCCTCCTCGGCGACGACGAGCTGACCGAGCGGGCCGAACGGCTGTCCGCCCAGTACTTCGACGGCCGGGCCAGACCGCTCACCGTGCGCTGGGTCACCAACCAGAACACCCGCTGGGGCTCCTGCACCCCCGCCGAAGGCAGTATCCGCCTCTCGCACCGCCTCCAGGGCATGCCCGAGTACGTCATCGACTACGTACTCGTCCACGAGCTGGCCCATCTGCTCGTACCGGGACACGGCCCGCGCTTCTGGGAGCTGCTGGAGGCGTACCCCCGCACCGAGCGGGCGCGCGGCTACCTCGAAGGCGTGGTGGCCGCCGAGCGGCTGCCCCAGCTGCCCGTCGTGCGGGAGGAATGA
- a CDS encoding ThiF family adenylyltransferase, giving the protein MHPMVKPALRRAWRERQTVQFGVTPAHAVLVGPVDTATGAFLELLNGTRGLPLLREEARAMGLPDGRADALVRRLTAAGVIDDMGAGGAAAEALRGRTGTVERLRPDLASLSVVHPEPGAGMRLLAARRTMRVQVRGAGRVGAVVAAVLAAAGVGRIDVLDGGCAREGDVAPGGLPPESVGERRDAAAGRLVRRSAPGRAPSAAEHARPGEGPEPGLALVIVAPRDGLAAYAPDPRAAEPWIATGTPHLYAGVIEATGLVGPLVLPGGTACAGCVARTRAERDPGWPRMRAQWASGRRATPVPACDLGLATAVAGLAAAHALSFLDGELPASTGTRWEVSPPLLEWHPEHIAPHPDCRCGAAGHQEGVRVAVSGAAQDTMAG; this is encoded by the coding sequence ATGCATCCGATGGTGAAGCCCGCGCTGCGGCGCGCCTGGCGGGAGCGGCAGACCGTGCAGTTCGGGGTCACCCCCGCGCACGCGGTGCTGGTGGGTCCGGTCGATACGGCGACAGGCGCTTTTCTGGAGCTGCTGAACGGGACGCGCGGACTGCCGCTGCTGCGGGAGGAGGCCCGCGCGATGGGGCTGCCGGACGGCCGGGCGGACGCGCTGGTGCGGCGGCTGACGGCGGCGGGGGTGATCGACGACATGGGCGCGGGCGGCGCGGCGGCCGAGGCGTTGCGCGGGCGGACGGGGACCGTGGAGCGGCTGCGTCCGGATCTCGCCTCGCTCTCCGTCGTCCACCCGGAGCCCGGGGCGGGGATGCGGCTGCTGGCCGCGCGGCGGACGATGCGGGTCCAGGTCAGGGGTGCGGGACGGGTCGGGGCGGTCGTCGCTGCGGTGCTCGCCGCCGCCGGGGTGGGGCGGATCGATGTGCTGGACGGCGGGTGCGCGCGGGAAGGGGATGTGGCGCCCGGCGGGCTGCCGCCCGAGTCCGTCGGGGAGCGCAGGGACGCGGCGGCGGGGCGGCTGGTGCGGCGCTCGGCGCCGGGCCGGGCGCCGAGCGCGGCGGAGCACGCGCGGCCCGGGGAGGGACCGGAGCCGGGGCTCGCGCTGGTGATCGTGGCGCCGCGCGACGGGCTCGCGGCCTACGCGCCCGACCCCCGGGCCGCCGAGCCCTGGATCGCCACCGGCACGCCCCATCTCTACGCGGGGGTGATCGAGGCCACGGGGCTCGTGGGGCCGCTGGTCCTGCCGGGGGGCACGGCGTGCGCGGGCTGTGTCGCGCGGACGAGGGCGGAGCGCGATCCGGGATGGCCGAGGATGCGGGCGCAGTGGGCCTCCGGCCGCCGGGCCACGCCCGTACCGGCGTGCGATCTGGGGCTGGCCACCGCGGTGGCGGGGCTGGCGGCGGCGCACGCCCTGTCGTTCCTGGACGGTGAGCTGCCGGCGAGTACCGGCACGCGATGGGAGGTGTCGCCGCCACTGCTGGAGTGGCATCCCGAGCACATCGCGCCGCATCCGGATTGCCGCTGCGGCGCTGCGGGGCATCAAGAAGGGGTGCGCGTCGCGGTGTCGGGGGCCGCGCAGGACACAATGGCGGGGTAG
- a CDS encoding ABC1 kinase family protein, translating into MSDLPRKAVTRTAKLATLPLGFAGRATWGLGKRIGGKSAEIVTRELQQRTADQLFKVLGELKGGAMKFGQALSVFESALPEEIAGPYRAALTKLQEAAPPMPTRTVHAVLAERLGEEWRDLFLEFEDKPSAAASIGQVHRAVWHDGREVAVKVQYPGAGEALLSDLTQLSRFARLLGPLIPGMDIKPLITELRDRVSEELDYALEAEAQRAHAAEFADDPDVVVPDVVHQGEQVLVTEWMEGVPLAEVISGGTPEQRDRAGQLLARFLFSGPARTGLLHADPHPGNFRLLPPAAGAGEEPAAGVEVGAGGDEGGEGAFRLGVLDFGTVDRLPGGLPDIIGEALRTALEGDAQSVYDRLCEEGFVKGSIDLDPDAVLEYLLPIIEPTAVEEFTFTRSWMREQATRIADPRSPAHQLGKQLNLPPSYLLIHRVTLSTIGVLCQLNATVGLREELTSWLPGFLPGPGPEPEPEDTGAGGGAAIEADA; encoded by the coding sequence ATGTCCGATCTTCCCCGTAAGGCGGTCACCCGCACCGCGAAGTTGGCCACGCTGCCGTTGGGCTTCGCGGGCCGGGCCACCTGGGGCCTGGGCAAGCGGATCGGCGGGAAGTCCGCCGAGATCGTCACCCGGGAGTTGCAGCAGCGCACCGCCGACCAGCTGTTCAAGGTCCTCGGGGAGCTGAAGGGCGGCGCCATGAAGTTCGGGCAGGCGCTGTCCGTCTTCGAGTCCGCGCTGCCGGAGGAGATCGCCGGGCCCTACCGGGCGGCGCTCACCAAACTCCAGGAGGCGGCCCCGCCCATGCCGACCCGCACGGTGCACGCGGTGCTGGCGGAGCGGCTGGGTGAGGAATGGCGCGACCTGTTCCTGGAGTTCGAGGACAAACCCTCGGCCGCCGCTTCGATCGGGCAGGTGCACCGGGCGGTCTGGCACGACGGGCGCGAGGTCGCGGTCAAGGTGCAGTACCCGGGGGCCGGGGAGGCGCTGCTCTCCGACCTGACCCAGCTGAGCCGGTTCGCCAGGCTGCTCGGGCCGCTGATCCCCGGGATGGACATCAAGCCGCTGATCACCGAGTTGCGGGACCGGGTGTCCGAGGAGCTGGACTACGCCTTGGAGGCCGAGGCGCAGCGGGCGCACGCGGCGGAGTTCGCGGACGACCCGGATGTGGTGGTGCCGGATGTGGTGCACCAGGGCGAGCAGGTGCTGGTCACCGAGTGGATGGAGGGCGTGCCGCTGGCGGAGGTGATCTCCGGGGGGACGCCGGAGCAGCGGGACCGGGCGGGGCAGTTGCTGGCGCGGTTCCTGTTCTCGGGTCCGGCGCGCACCGGGCTGCTGCACGCGGATCCGCACCCGGGGAACTTCCGGCTGCTGCCGCCCGCGGCCGGTGCCGGGGAGGAGCCGGCGGCCGGCGTCGAGGTCGGGGCCGGGGGCGACGAGGGCGGCGAGGGCGCGTTCCGGCTCGGGGTGCTGGACTTCGGGACGGTGGACCGGTTGCCGGGCGGGCTGCCGGACATCATCGGGGAGGCGCTGCGGACGGCCTTGGAGGGCGACGCCCAGTCGGTGTACGACCGGCTGTGCGAGGAGGGCTTCGTCAAGGGCTCCATCGACCTCGACCCGGACGCGGTGCTGGAGTATCTGCTGCCGATCATCGAGCCGACTGCGGTGGAGGAGTTCACCTTCACCCGGAGCTGGATGCGTGAGCAGGCCACCCGGATCGCCGATCCGCGCTCCCCCGCGCATCAGCTGGGCAAGCAGCTGAATCTGCCCCCGTCGTATCTGCTGATCCACCGGGTCACGCTGAGCACGATCGGTGTGCTGTGCCAGCTGAACGCGACGGTGGGGCTCCGGGAGGAGCTGACGTCGTGGCTGCCCGGGTTCCTGCCGGGGCCGGGGCCGGAGCCTGAGCCGGAGGACACGGGAGCCGGCGGCGGGGCCGCGATCGAGGCGGACGCCTGA
- a CDS encoding WhiB family transcriptional regulator encodes MQLEAHATSAPPSETNSPPVPTEDSTLTPLTALTALDDAIENLGVPVPCRAYDPEVFFAESPADVEYAKTLCRTCPLIEACLAGAKERREPWGVWGGELFVQGVVVARKRPRGRPRKNPVAA; translated from the coding sequence GTGCAACTCGAAGCGCACGCCACGTCCGCACCGCCTTCCGAAACGAACTCCCCGCCCGTGCCCACGGAGGACTCCACCTTGACCCCCCTCACCGCGCTCACCGCGCTCGACGACGCCATCGAGAACCTCGGCGTACCCGTCCCCTGCCGTGCCTACGACCCGGAGGTCTTCTTCGCGGAGTCCCCGGCCGACGTCGAGTACGCCAAGACCCTCTGCCGCACCTGCCCGCTGATCGAGGCGTGCCTCGCCGGCGCCAAGGAGCGGCGCGAGCCGTGGGGCGTCTGGGGCGGCGAGCTGTTCGTCCAGGGCGTGGTCGTGGCCCGGAAGCGTCCCCGTGGACGTCCGCGCAAGAACCCGGTCGCGGCATGA
- a CDS encoding ATP-dependent DNA helicase UvrD2: MGLVRPSRLPCGQLSRGARATWQHGGVTAATYSPLFPQESGGGQIVTPPRDADAVLDGLDPEQREVATALHGPVCVLAGAGTGKTRAITHRIAYGVRAGILQPGSVLAVTFTNRAAGEMRGRLRQLGAGGVQARTFHSAALRQLQFFWPKAVGGELPRLLDRKVQLVAEAAARCRIRLDRNELRDVTGEIEWAKITQTVPADYPAAVAKSVREAPRDPAEIGQVYGMYEQLKRERSVIDFEDVLLLTVGILQDRHDIADHVRRQYQHFVVDEYQDVSPLQQRLLDLWLGERESLCVVGDASQTIFSFTGATPDHLLNFRARHPGATVVKLVRDYRSTPQVVHLANGLLNQARGRAAEHRLELVSQRDPGPEPVCTEYADEPSEAEGTARRVRDLVAAGVPAGEIAVLYRINAQSEVYEQALADAGVPYQLRGAERFFERQEVREAGAALRGAARFGGNDALLDDVVELPSQVRAVLSTKGWTTEPPAGSGAVRDRWESLAALVRLAEDFVRAKPTATLADLVAELDERAAAQHAPTVQGVTLASFHAAKGLEWEAVFLVGLTEGMMPITYAKTDEQIEEERRLLYVGVTRARLHLSLSWALSRSPGGRASRRPTRFLNGLRPGSTAPGARGAGPGAGGSVERGGAARRKQRAPARCRVCRKTLTDAGEMKLMRCEECPSDMDEALYGRLRDWRADQAERIGQPAFCVFTDKTLMAIAEAVPGTEGELTMISGVGVRKLDRFGADVLAICAGEDLAGDNTDS, from the coding sequence ATGGGATTGGTACGACCATCACGCCTCCCCTGTGGACAACTTTCCCGGGGGGCCCGGGCGACCTGGCAGCATGGCGGGGTGACAGCAGCAACGTACTCCCCACTCTTCCCGCAGGAATCCGGCGGCGGCCAGATCGTGACGCCGCCACGCGATGCCGACGCGGTGCTCGACGGGCTCGACCCGGAGCAGCGCGAGGTGGCGACGGCCCTGCACGGGCCGGTGTGCGTGCTGGCGGGGGCCGGCACGGGCAAGACGCGCGCCATCACGCACCGGATCGCGTACGGGGTGCGGGCGGGGATACTCCAGCCCGGCAGTGTGCTGGCCGTCACGTTCACCAACCGCGCGGCGGGCGAGATGCGCGGGCGGCTGCGCCAGCTCGGCGCGGGCGGCGTCCAGGCGCGCACGTTCCACTCGGCGGCGCTGCGCCAGCTCCAGTTCTTCTGGCCGAAGGCGGTCGGCGGTGAGCTGCCGAGGCTGCTGGACCGCAAGGTCCAGCTGGTCGCCGAGGCCGCCGCCCGCTGCCGGATCCGGCTCGACCGCAATGAGCTGCGGGACGTGACCGGCGAGATCGAGTGGGCGAAGATCACCCAGACCGTGCCCGCCGACTATCCGGCGGCCGTGGCCAAGTCCGTGCGCGAGGCGCCCCGTGACCCGGCGGAGATCGGCCAGGTCTACGGGATGTACGAGCAGCTGAAGCGCGAGCGCTCGGTGATCGACTTCGAGGACGTGCTGCTGCTGACGGTCGGCATCCTCCAGGACCGGCACGACATCGCAGACCATGTGCGCCGGCAGTACCAGCACTTCGTGGTGGACGAGTACCAGGACGTCAGCCCGCTCCAGCAGCGGCTGCTCGACCTGTGGCTGGGGGAGCGGGAGAGCCTGTGCGTCGTCGGTGACGCCAGCCAGACGATCTTCTCCTTCACCGGCGCCACCCCGGACCACCTGCTGAACTTCCGCGCCCGGCACCCGGGGGCGACGGTCGTGAAGCTGGTCCGCGACTACCGGTCCACCCCGCAGGTCGTCCATCTGGCCAACGGCCTGCTGAACCAGGCGCGTGGCCGGGCCGCCGAGCACCGGCTGGAACTGGTCTCGCAGCGCGACCCGGGCCCCGAGCCGGTCTGCACGGAGTACGCGGACGAGCCCAGCGAGGCCGAGGGCACCGCCCGCCGCGTCCGCGATCTGGTCGCCGCCGGCGTCCCGGCCGGCGAGATCGCCGTCCTCTACCGGATCAACGCGCAGTCGGAGGTCTACGAACAGGCCTTGGCCGACGCTGGCGTCCCGTACCAGCTGCGGGGCGCCGAGCGGTTCTTCGAGCGCCAGGAGGTGCGGGAAGCGGGCGCCGCGCTGCGGGGCGCCGCCCGCTTCGGGGGGAACGACGCGCTGCTCGACGATGTCGTGGAGCTGCCCTCGCAGGTGCGCGCGGTGCTCTCCACCAAGGGCTGGACCACCGAGCCGCCGGCGGGCTCGGGCGCCGTCCGGGACCGCTGGGAGTCGCTGGCCGCCCTGGTCAGGCTCGCCGAGGACTTCGTGCGGGCGAAGCCGACGGCCACGCTCGCCGATCTGGTGGCCGAGCTGGACGAGCGCGCCGCCGCGCAGCACGCGCCCACCGTGCAGGGCGTCACGCTCGCCTCGTTCCACGCGGCGAAGGGCCTGGAGTGGGAAGCGGTGTTCCTGGTGGGCCTCACCGAGGGCATGATGCCGATCACCTACGCCAAGACCGATGAGCAGATCGAGGAGGAGCGACGGCTCCTCTACGTGGGGGTGACCAGGGCGAGGCTCCATCTCTCCCTCTCCTGGGCGCTCTCACGCTCCCCGGGGGGCCGGGCCTCCCGGCGGCCCACCCGCTTCCTGAACGGGCTCCGGCCGGGCTCCACGGCCCCCGGCGCGCGGGGCGCGGGGCCGGGCGCGGGCGGATCCGTCGAGCGCGGCGGCGCGGCCCGGCGCAAGCAGCGGGCCCCCGCGCGCTGCCGGGTGTGCCGCAAGACGCTCACCGACGCGGGCGAGATGAAGCTCATGCGCTGCGAGGAGTGCCCGTCGGACATGGACGAGGCGCTGTACGGGCGGCTGCGCGACTGGCGCGCCGACCAGGCGGAGCGCATCGGCCAGCCCGCCTTCTGTGTCTTCACCGACAAGACGTTGATGGCGATCGCCGAGGCGGTGCCGGGCACCGAGGGAGAGCTGACCATGATCTCCGGCGTCGGCGTCCGGAAACTTGACCGCTTCGGCGCGGATGTGCTGGCGATCTGCGCAGGTGAGGACCTTGCCGGGGATAATACGGACAGCTGA
- a CDS encoding mycoredoxin, whose product MPGTVTMYSTTWCGYCRRLKGQMDREGIAYTEINIEHDPDSAAFVEKANGGNQTVPTVLFPDGSTLTNPSLAQVKEKVGA is encoded by the coding sequence ATGCCGGGCACTGTGACGATGTACAGCACCACGTGGTGCGGATACTGCCGTCGGCTCAAGGGCCAGATGGACCGCGAGGGCATCGCGTACACGGAGATCAACATCGAGCACGACCCGGACTCGGCGGCCTTCGTCGAGAAGGCGAACGGCGGCAACCAGACCGTTCCGACCGTGCTCTTCCCCGACGGCTCGACGCTGACGAACCCCTCCCTGGCGCAGGTCAAGGAGAAGGTCGGCGCCTGA
- the nudC gene encoding NAD(+) diphosphatase, producing the protein MSTLSSDATAHRPIGLTAHSGIDRAAHHRLDEAWLAAAWSHPTTRVFVVSGGQALIDDTPDGRTELVMTPSFEAPLTETHRYFLGTDEAGVRYFALQKDTLPGRMDQSARAAGLREAGLLLSARDAGLMVHAVALENWQRLHRFCSRCGERTVIAAAGHIRRCQACGAEHYPRTDPAVIMLVTDEQDRALLGRQVHWPEGRFSTLAGFVEPGESIEQSVVREVFEEAGVSVGDVEYVASQPWPFPSSLMLGFMARATSSEITVDGEEIEEARWFSREDLRTAIESGEILPPAGISIAARLVELWYGKPLPKPEN; encoded by the coding sequence GTGAGCACCCTCAGCAGTGACGCCACCGCACACCGACCCATCGGCCTCACCGCCCACAGCGGCATCGACCGGGCCGCGCACCACCGTCTCGACGAAGCGTGGCTGGCCGCGGCCTGGAGCCACCCGACGACCCGCGTCTTCGTGGTGTCCGGCGGACAGGCGCTGATCGACGACACCCCGGACGGGCGGACCGAACTGGTCATGACCCCGTCCTTCGAGGCGCCTCTCACCGAGACCCACCGCTACTTCCTCGGCACGGACGAGGCCGGGGTCCGCTACTTCGCGCTCCAGAAGGACACGCTGCCGGGACGGATGGACCAGTCTGCGCGTGCGGCCGGACTGCGCGAGGCCGGACTGCTGCTCTCCGCGCGCGACGCGGGGCTGATGGTGCACGCGGTGGCGCTGGAGAACTGGCAGCGGCTGCACCGCTTCTGCTCCCGCTGCGGCGAGCGCACGGTGATCGCGGCGGCCGGCCATATCCGGCGCTGCCAGGCGTGCGGGGCCGAGCACTACCCGCGTACCGACCCCGCGGTGATCATGCTGGTCACGGACGAGCAGGACCGCGCGCTGCTGGGCCGGCAGGTCCACTGGCCGGAGGGCCGCTTCTCCACGCTCGCGGGGTTCGTGGAGCCCGGGGAGTCGATCGAGCAGTCCGTGGTCCGCGAGGTCTTCGAGGAAGCGGGCGTCTCGGTCGGGGACGTCGAGTACGTCGCCAGCCAGCCGTGGCCCTTCCCGTCCAGCCTGATGCTCGGCTTCATGGCGCGCGCCACCTCCTCGGAGATCACGGTGGACGGCGAGGAGATCGAGGAGGCCCGCTGGTTCTCCCGGGAGGACCTGCGCACCGCGATCGAGTCGGGCGAGATCCTGCCCCCGGCGGGCATCTCGATCGCCGCGCGCCTGGTGGAGCTGTGGTACGGCAAGCCCCTGCCGAAGCCCGAGAACTGA
- a CDS encoding dipeptidase, which translates to MSDTPDSVVRTYVQTHRTAFLDALAEWLRIPSVSADPDHDADVRRSADWLAAELKETGFPVTEIWDTPGAPAVFAEWPSDDPAAPTVLVYGHHDVQPAAREDGWHTDPFEPVVKDGRMYARGAADDKGQVFFHTLGVRAHLAATGRTTPAVHLKLLVEGEEESGSPNFRGLTERHAERLAADVVIVSDTGMWSEDTPTVCTGMRGLADCEIELSGPDQDIHSGSFGGAVPNPATVAARLVAALHDEDERVTVPGFYDGVAELTETERALIAELPFDEDEWLRTASSHATLGEAGYSTLERVWARPTAEVNGIGGGYQGPGGKTIIPSSAMVKLSFRLVAGQDPDRIERSVREWAEARIPAGIRHRITFGAATRPCLTPLDHPALQSVVRSMGRAFGRKVRFTREGGSGPAADLQDVLGAPVLFLGVSVPSDGWHAPNEKIEIELLLKGVETTAHLWGDLGSVPAAAPRRTLR; encoded by the coding sequence ATGAGCGACACTCCGGACAGCGTCGTCCGTACGTACGTCCAGACCCACCGCACGGCCTTCCTCGACGCCCTCGCCGAGTGGCTGCGCATTCCTTCCGTATCCGCAGACCCCGACCACGACGCTGACGTGCGGCGCAGTGCCGACTGGCTCGCCGCCGAACTCAAGGAGACCGGCTTCCCGGTCACTGAGATCTGGGACACACCCGGCGCCCCCGCCGTCTTCGCGGAGTGGCCCTCAGACGACCCGGCCGCGCCGACCGTGCTCGTCTACGGCCATCACGACGTGCAGCCCGCAGCCCGCGAGGACGGCTGGCACACCGACCCGTTCGAACCGGTGGTGAAGGACGGCCGCATGTACGCGCGCGGAGCGGCCGACGACAAGGGGCAGGTGTTCTTCCACACCCTCGGGGTGCGGGCGCATCTGGCCGCCACCGGACGCACCACCCCCGCCGTCCACCTCAAGCTGCTGGTCGAGGGCGAGGAGGAGTCGGGCTCCCCGAACTTCCGCGGCCTGACGGAGCGGCATGCCGAGCGGCTCGCCGCCGATGTGGTGATCGTCTCCGACACCGGGATGTGGTCCGAGGACACCCCGACCGTCTGCACGGGCATGCGCGGCCTCGCCGACTGCGAGATCGAGCTGTCCGGACCCGACCAGGACATCCACTCCGGCTCCTTCGGCGGAGCCGTCCCGAACCCGGCCACGGTCGCCGCCCGGCTGGTCGCCGCCCTGCACGACGAGGACGAACGCGTCACCGTCCCGGGCTTCTACGACGGCGTCGCCGAGCTGACGGAGACCGAGCGCGCCCTCATCGCCGAGCTGCCCTTCGACGAGGACGAGTGGCTGCGCACGGCCTCGTCCCACGCCACCCTCGGCGAGGCCGGCTACTCCACCCTGGAGCGCGTCTGGGCCCGGCCGACCGCCGAGGTCAACGGCATCGGCGGCGGCTACCAGGGGCCGGGCGGCAAGACGATCATCCCGTCGTCCGCCATGGTGAAGCTCTCCTTCCGGCTGGTCGCCGGACAGGACCCGGACCGGATCGAGCGGTCCGTACGGGAGTGGGCCGAGGCCCGGATCCCGGCCGGGATCCGCCACCGGATCACCTTCGGCGCGGCCACCCGCCCCTGTCTGACCCCGCTGGACCACCCCGCGCTCCAGTCGGTCGTACGGTCCATGGGCCGCGCCTTCGGCCGGAAGGTCCGCTTCACCCGCGAGGGCGGCTCGGGACCGGCCGCCGACCTCCAGGACGTGCTGGGCGCGCCGGTGCTCTTCCTGGGCGTCTCCGTACCGTCTGACGGCTGGCACGCTCCGAACGAGAAGATCGAGATCGAACTGCTCCTCAAAGGCGTGGAGACCACCGCCCACCTCTGGGGTGACCTGGGATCCGTCCCGGCCGCCGCCCCGCGCCGAACACTCCGCTGA